From the genome of Mesorhizobium japonicum MAFF 303099, one region includes:
- the rhaS gene encoding rhamnose ABC transporter substrate-binding protein, which translates to MSFLKKLMVTAAFSAAMFVNAAYAENVKIALVVKSLGNGFFDAANKGAEEAAKELGDVDIIYTGPTKATAEAQIEVVNSLIAQKVNAIAISANDADALVPVLKKAMERGITVISWDSGVAKEGRQLHLNPSDTGLIGETIIKLAADYLPEGGDVAILSASSTATNQNAWIDAAKKVLPEKFPKIKLVATVYGDDDSAKSTDEAKGLLKSYPNLKAIIAPTTVGVVAAAQVVTDEKLIGKVNVTGLALPSEFKKFIDNGASQAVALWNPIDLGYSAVYLAHDLAVKKEEAKPGATLSIGRVGKVTLDDSNSAAMAPPFQFDKTNIEKFSKIY; encoded by the coding sequence ATGAGCTTTTTGAAGAAATTGATGGTGACGGCCGCATTCTCGGCCGCCATGTTCGTGAATGCCGCCTATGCCGAGAACGTCAAGATCGCACTGGTGGTGAAGTCGCTCGGCAACGGCTTCTTCGACGCCGCCAACAAGGGCGCCGAAGAGGCGGCCAAGGAACTCGGCGATGTCGACATCATCTACACCGGCCCGACCAAGGCGACCGCCGAAGCGCAGATCGAAGTGGTCAACTCGCTGATCGCGCAAAAGGTCAACGCCATCGCCATTTCGGCCAATGACGCCGACGCGCTGGTGCCGGTGCTGAAGAAGGCCATGGAGCGCGGCATCACCGTCATCTCCTGGGATTCCGGTGTCGCCAAGGAAGGTCGCCAGCTGCATCTCAACCCGTCCGACACCGGCCTGATCGGCGAGACCATCATCAAGCTTGCCGCCGACTATCTGCCGGAAGGCGGCGATGTCGCCATCCTGTCGGCCTCCTCGACCGCGACCAACCAAAACGCCTGGATCGACGCGGCCAAGAAGGTGCTGCCGGAGAAGTTCCCCAAGATCAAGCTCGTCGCCACCGTCTATGGCGATGACGATTCGGCCAAGAGCACCGACGAAGCCAAGGGCCTGCTGAAGTCCTATCCGAACCTCAAGGCGATCATCGCGCCGACCACCGTCGGCGTCGTCGCCGCCGCCCAGGTCGTCACCGACGAGAAGCTGATCGGCAAGGTCAATGTCACCGGTCTGGCGCTGCCGTCCGAGTTCAAGAAGTTCATCGACAACGGCGCCAGCCAGGCGGTCGCGCTGTGGAACCCGATCGACCTCGGCTACTCGGCCGTCTACCTCGCCCACGACCTGGCGGTGAAGAAGGAAGAGGCCAAGCCCGGTGCGACGCTGTCGATCGGCCGCGTCGGCAAGGTCACGCTCGACGACTCGAACTCGGCCGCGATGGCTCCGCCCTTCCAGTTCGACAAGACCAACATCGAGAAGTTCTCCAAGATCTATTGA
- a CDS encoding DeoR/GlpR family DNA-binding transcription regulator, giving the protein MHEKERHRIILSAVQEKPVVTVQEMVDLTESSEATIRRDIAALHVQKRLRRVRGGAEAISPPQFIGLAGRPFSVNETINASQKRAIAREAVELCGDGEPIIINGGTTTFQMVHFLTGRRMPIFTNSFPIAEHLLKHSKNTVMLSGGTIYREQNIILSPFDNDVTRNFYARRMFMGAQGLGPLGLMEGDPLLIQAEQKLIDQADELVVLVDSSKFRKRSSLILCGLSRIATVITDDGIEDREAKMLETAGVTLIVARKTAKEESSLQA; this is encoded by the coding sequence ATGCACGAAAAAGAGCGTCATAGGATCATTCTGTCCGCCGTCCAGGAAAAGCCTGTGGTGACGGTGCAGGAGATGGTCGACCTGACGGAGTCGTCCGAGGCGACGATCCGGCGCGATATCGCGGCTCTGCACGTGCAAAAGCGCCTGCGCCGGGTGCGCGGTGGCGCCGAGGCGATCTCGCCGCCGCAATTCATCGGCCTGGCCGGCCGGCCCTTTTCCGTCAACGAAACGATCAACGCTTCGCAGAAGCGGGCGATCGCCCGGGAAGCGGTCGAATTGTGCGGGGATGGCGAGCCGATCATCATCAATGGTGGCACCACCACTTTCCAGATGGTGCATTTCCTGACTGGGCGGCGCATGCCGATCTTCACCAATTCGTTCCCGATCGCCGAGCATCTGCTCAAGCACTCGAAGAACACGGTGATGCTGTCGGGCGGCACCATCTATCGCGAGCAGAACATCATCCTGTCGCCCTTCGACAATGACGTGACGCGCAATTTCTATGCGCGCCGCATGTTCATGGGCGCGCAAGGGTTGGGACCGCTCGGCCTGATGGAAGGCGACCCGCTGCTGATCCAGGCGGAGCAGAAGCTGATCGACCAGGCCGACGAGCTGGTGGTGCTGGTCGATTCCTCGAAATTCCGCAAGCGCTCCAGCCTGATCCTGTGCGGGTTGTCGCGCATCGCCACCGTCATCACCGATGACGGGATCGAGGATCGTGAAGCCAAGATGTTGGAGACCGCGGGCGTGACGCTGATCGTCGCCCGCAAGACGGCAAAGGAAGAATCTTCACTGCAGGCCTGA
- a CDS encoding bifunctional rhamnulose-1-phosphate aldolase/short-chain dehydrogenase, whose amino-acid sequence MLDKRSGSRLANLWDDAKAKGMSDPELLVYRSNTLGSDKRVTNYGGGNTSSKIWQKDPLSGETVEVLWVKGSGGDSASIKLDGFATLYMDKLRALKGLYRGVEHEDEMVGYLPHCTFNLNPRAASIDTPLHAYVPKPFVDHMHPDAIIAIAAAKDSRALTKEIFGDAIGWLPWKRPGFELGLWLEKFCLDHPAAKGVILESHGLFTWGDTPKECYETTISVINQAIEWFERRSEGLAIFGGEVVKSLDAKQRRAIAAKLMPKIRGLISERSHKLGHFDDSAAVLEFVNSRDLRPLAALGTSCPDHFLRTKIRPLVIEFDPAKPDVDAVIARLADDIAEYRVGYQAYYDSCKHPDSPAIRDPNAVVYLMPGVGMFTFAGDKATARISGEFYVNAINVMRGASTVSSYVGLPAQEAFDIEYWLLEDLKLQRMPKPKSLAGQIALVTGGAGGIGRATANRLLREGACVVLADIDEAALATANEELAKTYGKDFVRPVVINVTSEDQVISGFAETAVEFGGIDILVSNAGLASSAPIEETTLALWNKNMDILSTGYFLVSREAFRLFRVQKIGGNVVFVASKNGLAASPNAAAYCTAKAAEIHLARCLALEGAEAQIRVNVVNPDAVLRGSKIWTGEWKEQRAAAYKMSTDDLEEHYRSRSMLKRSVFPEDIAEAIYFFASDMSAKSTGNIINVDAGNAQSFTR is encoded by the coding sequence ATGCTCGACAAGCGCTCCGGCTCGCGCCTCGCCAATCTGTGGGATGATGCGAAAGCCAAGGGGATGAGCGATCCCGAGCTTCTGGTCTATCGCTCGAACACGCTGGGTTCCGACAAGCGCGTCACCAACTACGGCGGCGGCAACACGTCCTCCAAGATATGGCAGAAGGATCCACTCAGCGGCGAGACTGTCGAAGTGCTGTGGGTCAAGGGTTCGGGCGGCGACAGCGCCTCGATCAAACTCGACGGCTTCGCCACGCTCTACATGGACAAATTGCGCGCGCTGAAAGGCCTTTATCGCGGCGTCGAGCATGAGGACGAGATGGTGGGATATCTGCCCCACTGCACCTTCAATCTCAATCCGCGCGCGGCCTCGATCGACACGCCGTTGCACGCCTATGTGCCGAAGCCGTTTGTCGACCACATGCATCCCGACGCCATCATCGCGATTGCCGCCGCGAAGGATTCCAGGGCGTTGACAAAAGAAATCTTCGGCGACGCCATCGGCTGGCTGCCGTGGAAGCGGCCAGGCTTCGAGCTTGGCCTATGGCTGGAGAAGTTCTGCCTCGATCACCCCGCCGCCAAGGGCGTCATCCTCGAAAGCCACGGCCTGTTCACTTGGGGCGACACGCCCAAGGAATGCTACGAGACGACGATCTCGGTGATCAACCAGGCGATCGAGTGGTTCGAGCGCCGCTCCGAGGGCCTCGCCATCTTCGGCGGCGAAGTGGTCAAGTCGCTCGATGCCAAGCAACGTCGCGCCATCGCGGCGAAACTGATGCCGAAAATCCGCGGCCTGATCTCGGAAAGGAGCCACAAGCTCGGCCATTTCGACGATTCCGCCGCCGTGCTCGAATTCGTCAACTCCAGGGATTTGCGACCGCTGGCGGCACTCGGCACCTCATGCCCCGACCATTTCCTGCGCACCAAGATACGCCCGCTGGTGATCGAGTTCGACCCGGCAAAGCCTGATGTCGATGCGGTCATTGCGCGCCTCGCCGACGACATCGCCGAATACCGCGTCGGCTACCAGGCCTACTACGACAGCTGCAAGCATCCGGACTCGCCCGCCATCCGCGATCCCAATGCCGTGGTCTATCTGATGCCTGGCGTCGGCATGTTCACCTTCGCCGGCGACAAGGCGACGGCGCGCATCTCGGGCGAGTTCTACGTCAACGCCATCAACGTCATGCGCGGCGCCTCGACTGTCTCGTCCTATGTCGGCCTGCCCGCCCAGGAAGCCTTCGATATCGAATACTGGCTGCTCGAGGATCTCAAGCTGCAGCGCATGCCGAAGCCGAAGTCGCTCGCCGGCCAGATCGCGCTGGTCACCGGCGGCGCCGGCGGCATTGGCCGGGCGACCGCCAATCGCCTGCTGCGCGAAGGCGCCTGCGTGGTGCTGGCCGACATCGACGAGGCTGCACTGGCCACCGCCAATGAGGAACTGGCCAAAACCTATGGCAAGGATTTCGTCCGCCCGGTGGTGATCAACGTCACCTCGGAAGACCAGGTGATCTCGGGCTTTGCCGAGACGGCGGTCGAGTTCGGCGGCATCGACATTCTGGTCTCCAACGCGGGTCTCGCCTCCTCGGCGCCGATCGAGGAGACGACGCTGGCGCTGTGGAACAAGAACATGGACATCTTGTCGACCGGCTATTTCCTGGTCTCGCGGGAAGCGTTCCGGCTGTTCCGGGTGCAGAAGATCGGCGGCAATGTCGTCTTCGTCGCCTCCAAGAACGGCCTTGCCGCGTCGCCGAATGCCGCCGCCTATTGCACGGCCAAGGCCGCCGAGATCCATCTCGCCCGTTGCCTGGCGCTGGAAGGCGCGGAAGCGCAGATCAGGGTCAATGTCGTCAATCCGGACGCCGTGCTGCGCGGCTCCAAGATCTGGACCGGCGAGTGGAAGGAACAGCGCGCCGCCGCCTACAAGATGTCCACGGACGACCTCGAAGAACATTATCGCTCGCGCTCGATGCTGAAGCGCTCGGTCTTCCCGGAAGACATCGCCGAAGCGATCTATTTCTTCGCCTCCGACATGTCGGCCAAGTCGACCGGCAACATCATCAACGTCGACGCCGGCAACGCGCAGAGCTTTACGCGCTGA
- the rhaI gene encoding L-rhamnose catabolism isomerase has protein sequence MSETIISAEVVEKNNAARKPDLERDYASLGERLDRRGIAIDAIRAKVEKFAVAIPSWGVGTGGTRFARFPGAGEPRDIFDKIEDCAVISQLTQATPTVSLHIPWDKADPNRLKQAASRFGLGFDAMNSNTFSDARDQKLSYKFGSLSHADAGTRRQAVEHNLECIEIGKTLGSKALTVWIGDGSNFPGQVNFARAFERYLDAMKAVYAGLPADWKLFTEHKMYEPAFYSTVVQDWGTNYLIAKELGDRAFCLVDLGHHAPNVNIEMIVSRLIQFKKLGGFHFNDSKYGDDDLDAGSIDPYRLFLVFNELVDAELSGAEGFDPAHMLDQSHNVTDPIESLMLSAVEVQRAYAQALLVDRKALEGFQDGNDALMATQTLKAAYRTDVEPILAMARLKTGGAIDPVATYRAAGYRAKVAAERPAVTGGSGGIV, from the coding sequence TTGTCCGAAACCATCATTTCCGCCGAAGTCGTCGAAAAAAATAACGCCGCCCGCAAGCCCGACCTCGAGCGCGACTACGCCTCGCTCGGCGAGCGTCTCGACCGTCGCGGCATTGCCATCGACGCCATCCGCGCCAAGGTCGAGAAATTTGCGGTCGCCATCCCCTCCTGGGGCGTCGGCACCGGCGGCACGCGCTTTGCCCGCTTTCCCGGCGCCGGCGAGCCGCGCGATATTTTCGACAAGATCGAGGATTGCGCCGTCATCAGTCAGCTGACGCAGGCGACACCGACCGTCTCGTTGCACATTCCGTGGGACAAGGCCGACCCGAACCGGCTGAAGCAGGCGGCCTCGCGCTTCGGCCTCGGCTTCGACGCGATGAATTCCAACACCTTCTCCGATGCCCGCGACCAGAAACTCTCCTACAAATTCGGCTCGCTGTCGCATGCCGATGCCGGCACCCGCCGGCAGGCGGTCGAGCACAATCTCGAATGCATCGAGATCGGCAAGACGCTCGGCTCCAAGGCGCTGACGGTGTGGATCGGCGACGGCTCGAATTTTCCCGGCCAAGTCAATTTCGCCAGAGCGTTCGAGCGCTACCTCGACGCCATGAAGGCGGTTTATGCCGGGCTGCCCGCCGACTGGAAACTGTTCACCGAACACAAGATGTACGAGCCGGCCTTCTATTCCACGGTCGTGCAGGACTGGGGTACCAACTACCTTATCGCCAAGGAATTGGGCGACAGGGCTTTCTGCCTCGTCGATCTCGGCCACCATGCGCCGAACGTCAACATCGAGATGATCGTGTCGCGGCTGATCCAGTTCAAGAAACTCGGCGGCTTCCACTTCAACGATTCGAAATATGGCGACGACGATCTCGACGCCGGTTCGATCGATCCTTACCGGCTGTTCCTGGTCTTCAACGAACTGGTCGATGCCGAACTGTCCGGCGCCGAAGGTTTCGATCCCGCCCACATGCTCGACCAGAGCCACAACGTCACCGATCCGATCGAAAGCCTGATGCTGTCGGCGGTCGAGGTGCAGCGCGCCTATGCGCAGGCGCTGCTGGTCGACCGCAAGGCGCTCGAAGGTTTTCAGGACGGCAATGACGCGCTGATGGCGACGCAGACGCTGAAGGCGGCCTACCGCACCGATGTCGAGCCGATCCTGGCCATGGCGCGGCTGAAAACCGGGGGCGCCATCGATCCGGTCGCCACCTACCGGGCGGCGGGCTACCGCGCCAAGGTCGCGGCCGAACGCCCGGCTGTCACCGGCGGCAGCGGCGGGATTGTCTGA
- a CDS encoding FGGY-family carbohydrate kinase codes for MSALRHIAVIDIGKTNAKVALVDLATSSEVALRRMANAPVRQAPYPHHDVESLWTFILDSLAGLNCEQRIDAISITTHGATGALVDASGELVLPVLDYEFDGPNGLAADYDAIRPPFAETGTPRLPLGLNLGAQFFWQQKRFPAAFAHATAILMYPQYWALRLTGVAANEVTSLGCHTDLWNPWTAGFSSLVDRLDWRGLMAPVRPARNRLGPILPALAARTGLDARTPVFCGLHDSNASLLPHLLSDAPPFSVVSTGTWVVSMAVGGREIALDAARDTLVNVNALGDPLPSARFMGGREFSVLTEGQPETWSEDDIGAVLARKTLLLPSTQQGSGPFPHQAATWLDAESINDGQRFAAVSFYLALMTATCLDLIGADGPTTVEGPFARNQLFVGMLAASTGRAVVASEATTGTSIGAALLASDQVMAYGKGERIEPPTDRAWADYANAWRVAVEARG; via the coding sequence ATGAGTGCTCTGCGCCACATCGCCGTCATCGACATCGGCAAGACCAACGCCAAGGTGGCGTTGGTCGATCTCGCCACTTCGAGCGAGGTGGCGTTGCGCCGGATGGCGAACGCGCCGGTGCGGCAAGCGCCCTACCCACATCACGATGTCGAGTCGCTGTGGACATTCATCCTCGACAGCCTTGCCGGCCTCAACTGCGAACAGCGCATCGACGCCATCTCGATCACTACCCATGGCGCGACAGGTGCGCTGGTCGACGCCTCTGGCGAACTGGTGCTGCCCGTGCTCGACTATGAGTTCGACGGCCCCAACGGACTGGCGGCGGACTATGACGCAATCCGCCCGCCTTTCGCCGAGACGGGCACACCGCGCCTGCCGCTCGGCCTCAATCTCGGCGCGCAGTTCTTCTGGCAGCAGAAGCGCTTTCCGGCCGCGTTCGCGCATGCGACCGCGATCCTGATGTACCCACAATACTGGGCGCTGCGCCTGACCGGCGTCGCCGCCAACGAAGTGACCTCGCTTGGTTGCCACACCGATCTGTGGAACCCGTGGACTGCTGGCTTTTCGTCGCTGGTCGATCGGTTGGATTGGCGCGGCCTGATGGCACCGGTGCGGCCGGCCAGGAATCGCCTCGGCCCGATCCTGCCCGCGCTTGCCGCGCGAACAGGCCTTGATGCGCGAACACCTGTGTTCTGCGGCCTGCACGATTCCAACGCCTCGCTGCTGCCGCATCTCCTGTCGGACGCGCCACCCTTCTCGGTCGTCTCGACCGGCACCTGGGTCGTGTCGATGGCGGTCGGAGGCAGAGAGATTGCGTTGGATGCGGCGCGCGACACGCTGGTCAATGTCAATGCGCTGGGCGACCCCCTCCCCTCGGCCCGTTTCATGGGCGGCCGCGAATTTTCCGTGCTGACGGAAGGCCAGCCGGAGACTTGGAGCGAAGACGATATCGGCGCCGTACTGGCGCGAAAGACATTGTTGCTGCCATCGACACAGCAAGGGTCCGGGCCGTTCCCGCATCAGGCCGCGACATGGCTCGACGCTGAGAGCATCAACGATGGCCAGCGTTTCGCCGCCGTCTCGTTCTATCTGGCACTGATGACGGCGACCTGCCTTGACCTGATAGGCGCCGATGGCCCGACCACCGTGGAAGGACCCTTTGCCCGCAACCAGCTGTTTGTCGGCATGCTGGCCGCAAGCACAGGCCGCGCCGTCGTCGCCTCCGAAGCCACTACCGGCACCAGCATCGGCGCGGCACTGCTAGCGTCCGATCAGGTCATGGCGTATGGCAAAGGCGAAAGAATAGAGCCGCCGACCGATCGGGCCTGGGCCGACTATGCCAACGCCTGGCGCGTGGCGGTCGAAGCACGGGGCTGA
- a CDS encoding ABC transporter permease: MSDIPAPRHIPDRLDKPFRSAIFSWEALLVVVAVAIFAINSFASPYFLDPYSLSDLTFNFTEKGLIAFAMALLIISGEIDLSVAAIIALASTMMGMAVQAGAGTPVLVLIGIVVGLGCGAFNGLLVTRLGLPSIVVTIGTMSLFRGIAFIILGDQAYKGYPESFAFFGQGYVWWVVSFELVLFLIAAVVYWFLLHRTSFGRRVFAIGNNPVAAQFSGVRVGRIKFILFCLTGLMSGIASVLITSRLGSTRPSIAQGYELEVITMVVLGGVSILGGAGSIVGVVLAAFIMGLVTFGLGLLNVPGIVMSIFIGLLLIIVIALPIVWRRLRGGR; this comes from the coding sequence ATGAGCGATATCCCTGCCCCGCGCCACATTCCCGACCGGCTCGACAAGCCGTTTCGCTCGGCGATCTTTTCCTGGGAGGCGCTGCTGGTCGTGGTGGCCGTTGCCATCTTCGCCATCAACAGCTTCGCCTCGCCCTATTTCCTCGACCCCTATTCGCTGTCGGATCTGACCTTCAATTTCACGGAGAAGGGCCTGATCGCCTTTGCCATGGCGCTGCTGATCATTTCGGGCGAGATCGACCTGTCGGTGGCCGCCATCATCGCACTGGCATCGACCATGATGGGCATGGCGGTGCAGGCGGGAGCCGGCACGCCGGTGCTGGTGCTGATCGGCATCGTGGTGGGCCTCGGCTGCGGCGCCTTCAACGGGCTCTTGGTGACAAGGCTTGGCCTGCCGTCGATCGTCGTCACCATCGGCACGATGAGCCTGTTCCGCGGCATCGCCTTCATCATCCTTGGCGACCAGGCCTATAAGGGCTATCCCGAAAGCTTCGCCTTCTTCGGCCAGGGCTATGTCTGGTGGGTGGTCTCGTTCGAGCTGGTGCTCTTCCTCATCGCCGCCGTCGTCTACTGGTTCCTGCTGCATCGCACGAGTTTCGGCCGCCGCGTCTTTGCCATCGGCAACAATCCGGTCGCTGCGCAGTTTTCCGGCGTGCGCGTCGGCCGCATCAAATTCATCCTTTTCTGCCTGACCGGACTGATGTCAGGCATAGCTTCGGTGCTGATCACCTCACGGCTCGGCTCGACGAGGCCGTCGATCGCGCAGGGCTATGAGCTGGAAGTCATCACCATGGTGGTGCTCGGCGGCGTCAGCATTCTGGGCGGCGCCGGCAGCATTGTCGGCGTCGTGCTGGCAGCCTTCATCATGGGGCTGGTGACCTTCGGCCTTGGCCTGCTCAACGTGCCGGGCATCGTCATGTCGATCTTCATCGGCCTGCTGCTGATCATCGTCATCGCCCTGCCGATCGTCTGGCGGCGGCTGCGCGGAGGACGTTGA
- the rhaM gene encoding L-rhamnose mutarotase: MPEKYAFKMKLKPGMKAEYKKRHDEIWPSLVSLLKQAGVSDYSIHLDEETNILFGVLWRRDHHGMAELPKQPVMQRWWADMADIMETGPDNEPVAVPLETMFHMA, translated from the coding sequence ATGCCTGAGAAATACGCGTTCAAGATGAAGCTCAAGCCGGGTATGAAGGCCGAGTACAAGAAGCGCCATGACGAGATCTGGCCGTCGCTGGTCTCGCTCTTGAAGCAGGCCGGCGTGTCCGACTACTCGATCCATCTCGACGAAGAGACCAACATCCTGTTCGGCGTGCTGTGGCGGCGCGATCATCACGGCATGGCCGAATTGCCGAAGCAACCGGTGATGCAGCGCTGGTGGGCAGACATGGCCGACATCATGGAAACCGGGCCGGACAATGAGCCGGTGGCCGTGCCGCTGGAAACAATGTTCCATATGGCATGA
- a CDS encoding sugar ABC transporter ATP-binding protein produces the protein MDTTAQHGTVKEGPQDSTPRLTLSGISKSFPGVRALHNVSLSLYPGQVTALIGENGAGKSTLVKIMTGIYQPDAGTISIDGQAVTLPSAHAAFGHGVTAIHQETVLFDDLTVAENIFLGHAPRTRLGTIDWRTMRGNAREVLDTMHAGHIDADARLKDLGIANKHLVAVARAMSIDAQIVIMDEPTAALSMKEIEELFLLIEFLKEEGKAILFISHKFDEIYRIADRYTVFRDGEVVGEGLIKDAGQSQIVRMMVGRSVDHIFPQRKAEIGAPVLSVAGLSHPTEFNDIGFELHKGEILGFYGLVGAGRSEVMQAISGITRTSGGTITLEGKAIAPKSAADSIEAGIVYVPEERGKQGVVIGLPIFQNVSLPSLKRTSKSGLLRLAEEFSLARSYTERLDLRASSLSQDVGTLSGGNQQKIVIAKWLATAPKVIILDEPTKGIDIGSKAAVHGFMAELVAQGLSVIMVSSELPEILGMSDRVVVMREGLVAATYDNKGLDAETLVRTAAGIAA, from the coding sequence ATGGACACGACAGCCCAGCACGGCACGGTGAAGGAGGGGCCTCAGGACTCCACGCCACGCCTGACGCTGTCCGGCATCTCCAAGAGTTTCCCGGGTGTGCGCGCGCTGCACAATGTCAGCCTGTCGCTCTATCCCGGCCAGGTGACGGCACTGATCGGCGAGAACGGCGCCGGCAAGTCGACGCTGGTCAAGATCATGACCGGCATCTACCAGCCCGACGCCGGCACGATCAGCATCGACGGCCAGGCTGTCACCTTGCCCAGCGCGCATGCCGCCTTCGGCCATGGCGTTACCGCCATCCATCAGGAAACCGTGCTGTTCGACGATCTCACAGTCGCCGAAAATATCTTTCTCGGCCATGCGCCGCGCACACGGCTAGGCACCATCGACTGGCGCACGATGCGCGGAAATGCCCGCGAAGTGCTCGACACCATGCATGCCGGCCATATCGACGCCGATGCGCGGCTGAAGGACCTCGGCATCGCCAACAAGCATCTCGTCGCCGTCGCCCGCGCCATGTCGATCGACGCCCAGATCGTCATCATGGACGAGCCGACCGCCGCGCTTTCGATGAAGGAGATCGAGGAGCTTTTCCTGCTCATCGAATTCCTCAAGGAGGAAGGCAAGGCGATCCTGTTCATCAGCCACAAGTTCGACGAGATCTACCGCATCGCCGACCGCTACACGGTGTTCCGCGACGGCGAGGTGGTTGGCGAAGGCCTGATCAAGGATGCCGGCCAGAGCCAGATCGTGCGCATGATGGTCGGCCGCTCGGTCGATCATATCTTCCCGCAGCGCAAGGCCGAGATCGGCGCGCCGGTGCTGTCGGTCGCCGGCCTGTCGCACCCGACCGAGTTCAACGACATCGGCTTCGAGCTGCACAAGGGCGAGATCCTCGGCTTCTACGGCCTTGTCGGCGCCGGCCGCAGCGAGGTGATGCAAGCGATATCGGGCATCACCCGAACCTCTGGCGGCACGATCACGCTGGAAGGCAAGGCGATAGCGCCGAAATCGGCGGCGGATTCGATCGAAGCCGGCATCGTCTACGTGCCGGAAGAGCGCGGCAAGCAGGGCGTGGTGATCGGCCTGCCGATCTTCCAGAACGTCTCGCTGCCCTCGCTCAAGCGTACCTCCAAGTCTGGCTTGCTGCGGCTGGCCGAAGAGTTTTCGCTCGCCCGCTCCTACACCGAGCGGCTTGACCTCAGGGCCTCCTCGCTCAGCCAGGATGTCGGCACGCTGTCGGGCGGCAACCAGCAGAAGATCGTTATCGCCAAGTGGCTGGCGACCGCGCCCAAGGTGATCATCCTGGACGAGCCGACCAAGGGCATCGACATCGGCTCGAAAGCCGCCGTGCACGGCTTCATGGCCGAGCTGGTGGCGCAAGGCCTGTCGGTGATCATGGTGTCGTCGGAACTGCCGGAGATACTCGGCATGTCCGACCGGGTGGTGGTTATGCGCGAAGGCCTTGTCGCGGCGACATATGACAATAAGGGGCTGGACGCCGAGACGTTGGTGCGGACGGCAGCGGGGATCGCGGCATGA
- a CDS encoding ABC transporter permease — MKAFLKYREIWLAAAIIVLIGLISTRFPAFADPGNLGQVFNDTSILMILALGQMVVILTRSIDLSMASNLCFTGMVVAMLNAAHPAIPIPVLIVIALAVGLALGAINGLLVWRLNIPSIVVTLGTLTIYRGATFVLSGGAWVNADKMSPEFIGFQRAAFLGIPVLSWIAILVIALFFVLMTRTALGRSIYAIGVNPTASIYTGIDVGRTKFIVFCISGMIGGLAGYLWISRYVIASVEVANGYELNIIAACVIGGISIAGGIGSVGGAVLGALFLGIISNALPVINISPFWQMAISGSAIILAVVLNARGERQQGRIILRKAEAA, encoded by the coding sequence ATGAAGGCCTTTCTCAAATACCGCGAGATCTGGCTGGCCGCGGCTATCATCGTGCTGATCGGGCTGATCTCGACCCGCTTCCCGGCTTTTGCCGACCCCGGCAACCTGGGCCAGGTGTTCAACGACACCTCGATCCTGATGATCCTGGCGCTCGGCCAGATGGTGGTGATCCTGACGCGGTCGATCGACCTGTCGATGGCCTCTAATCTCTGCTTCACCGGTATGGTGGTGGCGATGCTGAACGCGGCACACCCGGCGATCCCGATCCCGGTGTTGATCGTCATCGCGCTCGCTGTCGGGCTTGCGCTGGGCGCCATCAACGGCCTTCTGGTGTGGCGGCTGAACATTCCTTCGATCGTGGTGACTTTGGGCACGCTGACCATCTATCGCGGCGCCACTTTCGTCCTGTCCGGCGGCGCCTGGGTCAATGCCGACAAGATGAGCCCGGAGTTCATCGGCTTCCAGCGCGCCGCCTTCCTCGGCATTCCGGTGCTGTCCTGGATTGCCATCCTGGTCATCGCGCTGTTCTTCGTGCTGATGACGCGCACCGCGCTCGGCCGCTCGATCTATGCCATCGGCGTCAACCCGACCGCGTCAATCTATACCGGCATCGATGTCGGCCGCACGAAATTCATCGTCTTCTGCATCTCCGGCATGATCGGCGGGCTTGCCGGCTATCTCTGGATCTCGCGTTACGTCATCGCCTCGGTCGAAGTCGCCAACGGCTATGAGCTCAACATCATCGCCGCCTGCGTCATCGGCGGCATTTCGATCGCCGGCGGCATCGGCTCGGTCGGCGGCGCGGTGCTGGGCGCGCTGTTCCTCGGCATCATCTCCAACGCGCTCCCGGTCATCAACATCTCGCCCTTCTGGCAGATGGCGATTTCGGGTAGCGCCATCATCCTGGCCGTCGTGCTCAACGCGCGCGGCGAACGCCAGCAGGGTCGCATCATCCTGAGAAAGGCGGAGGCGGCATGA